Below is a genomic region from Vibrio mimicus.
TGCGCCTTATGCAGCGACATGATGAGAAATATGGTTTAGCCAGTGAGGATTGGCAGCGCTTTGCGACCAACCACTTTAATGGCAAGCCTGCCTATTTAGGCCGTTTACGGCAAGCGGATCGCCAACGTCTGTTGGGTGATAGACCTGCGCCTGAAATGGGTTCCTATGTGGTATTACCCTTACATCGCCAAGCTCCGTTAGGTATCTTGGCTTTTGCGAGTGAAGATGGCGGCCATTTTCAGCCGAGTATGGACACCTTGTTTTTACGCCATCTGGCGTTAGTCTTAGCTCATCTGATAGAGACTTTACCTTGGCAGTCACACGATGAAGACCGAAGAACTCACCCCGCTTCCTAATGCGTTAGCTCAGCCGCTGGAACGATTTTATGCTTATCTGCACAGTGAAAAAGGGCTGAGCCTCTATACACAGCGTAACTATAAGCAGCAGCTTGAGGCTATGGCGCGTTACTTGGCGCAAATGGGCTTAACCAGTTGGCCTCAGCTCGATGCAGCGTGGGTAAGGCAATTGGTCGTGCTGGGTAAGCGACAAGGCATGAAAGCCAGTAGTATCTCTACCCGTTTATCGTCATTGCGCAGCTTTCTCGATTTTCTGATTTTGCGCGGTGAGTTGCAGGCGAATCCGGCGAAAGGTGTTTCTGCACCACGCAAGCAACGTCCGCTGCCGAAAAACCTTGATGTTGACGAAATGGCGCAGCTGCTGGAAGTAACCGATGATGATCCACTTTCCATTCGTGACCGTGCGATCATGGAACTGATGTATGGCTCAGGTTTACGTTTGGCGGAACTGGTGTCGATTGATGTGAAAGACGTCAATCTGCGTGACGGGGAAATCCGCGTCATCGGTAAAGGTAACAAAGAGCGCAAAGTGTGGTTTGCTGGACAAGCGCAAGAGTGGGTTGGGAACTGGCTGAAACTGCGCAGTCAGTTGGCCAATAGTGATGAAACGGCGCTGTTTGTTTCCAAACTCGGTACGCGTATTTCACACCGCAGTGTGCAAAAACGCATGGCGGAATGGGGGCAGAAGCAAGCGGTCGCGAGCCATATTAGCCCGCACAAACTGCGCCACTCTTTTGCTACGCACATGTTGGAATCGAGCAATAATCTGCGCGCCGTGCAGGAGTTGCTTGGCCACGAAAATATCGCTACCACGCAAATCTATACTCACCTCGACTTTCAACATCTGGCTCAGGTGTATGATCAGGCGCACCCTCGCGCCCGCAAAAAGAACAAGGATTAAGCATGCTGTTTTATCGCTCATTGGCTCCGATTCAAGCACTTACGTTTGATTTGGACGATACGCTTTACGACAACCGTCCGGTGATTAAGCAAGTGGAGGCTAAGGTGACCGAATGGCTATTAACCCAGCATCCTGTGACTGCTACGCGGCCCTTGAGTTGGTGGCAAGCGCTGAAACGCGATATCGCGAAACAGTTTCCCGCTCAGTGTCACGATGTGAGTCAATGGCGTTATTTACAGGTGATGTACGGATTACGTCAATTGGGATATACGCAACCACAAGCGGAGCTGGCGGCCAGTGAAACCCTTGAAGAAATGATGCGTTGGCGTAATCAAGTGGATGTACCCGCTGAAACCCATCGTGTGTTGGTTAAGTTGGCGGCTAAGGTTCCGCTGATAGCGATCACCAATGGTAATGTGCAGGTGGAAAAAATTGGCTTGAGTGATTATTTCCAATCTGTGCTGCGGGCTGGGCCGGATGGACGTGCCAAACCTTATCCCGACCTCTTTCAGAAAGCGGCACAGCAACTGCAGCTTGAACCGTGTTCAATCTTGCATATTGGGGATCATTTGCAAGCGGATGTACTAGGCGCTCGGCAAAGTGGTTTTCAGGTGTGCTGGTTTAATGACCAAGGGCAGAGCATTCGACGACACAATCAAGCCAGTGTGCTACCTGATGTCGAGATTGAATGTTTATCACAACTACTTACATTACTAGACTAGATTCATATCATCGAGTCACAAAAATTACATTGCCTAAATATTGAGTATGGTCTGCGGTAAGGTTTGCATTGCATAATGCTTAAACATTTCACTGGCTTAGCTGCTCTTTATGTTTACGGTTTCTCGTCTCATCCCTGATTTGGCAACGGCACGCTTGGTGCTCGAAGCGATTGATCTTCCCTATGGGCAATCCGTATTAGTCCAGATTTTCTCTTCATTCGGTCCAGATCAAGTTCTTGAGCTGGCTGGACAGATCCGAAACAAATTTCCGCAGGCTTGTTTATTAGGTTGCAGTACGGAAGAGGTCATTTTCCAAGGCGAGATTCATCGTCAAACGACTTTGCTGCAAATTACGGTATTTGAGCAGGCGTATCTTAGTCGCGCAGTGGTCACCTACAGTGACAATTATGTTGAGGATGGTAAGCGCTTAGCTCGTCAATTAGAACTTCATGAAGCCACGAAAGCCGTTGTCTGTTTTTCCGAGCAGATGGATACATTGCAAGTACCGCGGTTTACTTTGCAAACCTTACAAGGTGTTGAGGTTCCCGTTGCCGGAGGTGCAGCCAAACAAACGCCAGCAGGACGTTGGGTGTTGTTGGATGATACTTGTTACCAAGATGCCAGTGTAGCCGTCGCGCTACATGGTGAGGCGTTGCATGTTGAAACTGGGGGTTACACCGAATGGCAGCCAGTGGGACGAGCTTATCGTGTTACTGCGGTAGACGGCAATCGGGTGATAAGTCTTGATGATGAGCCGATTGAAGTGATTTATGAGCGTAATCTTGGCCTGCAACCGGACATGCCGCGCGAATGGCTGATCAGTTTTCCGCTGCTTAAAGGTGAGTATCGCCAGCAAGATATTTTTCTGCCGCTTAGCCAAGACCCGCAAGGTGGGATCTGTTTTGATCGACCATTGACTGTGCAAGATGAAGTGCGTTTTTGCTTTAACCATCCCTCCTTAACTCTGGAGCAAGTGCACTTCACCGCGAAGCAGCTGCAAACCAAGCAGTGTCAGCAAGTGTGGGTGTTTAACTGCGCCTTGCGGCTGAATTTCATGCATGAAAACCATGAACTCCGGCCTTTGCAAGCGGTGGCCCCTACGGATGGCTGTTACTGTTGGGGAGAGTTACTGCATCATAAAGGGCAGCAGCAGGTAATGCACCATAGCATGACGTTCCTTGCCCTGCGTGAAGGTGAGCTGCGCGATATTGAGCTTGCACCGTTGCCAATTTATCCTCAGGTTGTCACATCGCCCTTGTTTAACTTGATTCGTCATGCGTTTCACGATTTGGATGTGATGACAGATAACCTCGCGCAGCAGATCCGTGCGCAAACTTCACTGCTCACCGCCAGTTACCGCCGAGATCGCCGCACAGGGTTGCCG
It encodes:
- the xerC gene encoding tyrosine recombinase XerC codes for the protein MKTEELTPLPNALAQPLERFYAYLHSEKGLSLYTQRNYKQQLEAMARYLAQMGLTSWPQLDAAWVRQLVVLGKRQGMKASSISTRLSSLRSFLDFLILRGELQANPAKGVSAPRKQRPLPKNLDVDEMAQLLEVTDDDPLSIRDRAIMELMYGSGLRLAELVSIDVKDVNLRDGEIRVIGKGNKERKVWFAGQAQEWVGNWLKLRSQLANSDETALFVSKLGTRISHRSVQKRMAEWGQKQAVASHISPHKLRHSFATHMLESSNNLRAVQELLGHENIATTQIYTHLDFQHLAQVYDQAHPRARKKNKD
- a CDS encoding bifunctional diguanylate cyclase/phosphodiesterase, with amino-acid sequence MFTVSRLIPDLATARLVLEAIDLPYGQSVLVQIFSSFGPDQVLELAGQIRNKFPQACLLGCSTEEVIFQGEIHRQTTLLQITVFEQAYLSRAVVTYSDNYVEDGKRLARQLELHEATKAVVCFSEQMDTLQVPRFTLQTLQGVEVPVAGGAAKQTPAGRWVLLDDTCYQDASVAVALHGEALHVETGGYTEWQPVGRAYRVTAVDGNRVISLDDEPIEVIYERNLGLQPDMPREWLISFPLLKGEYRQQDIFLPLSQDPQGGICFDRPLTVQDEVRFCFNHPSLTLEQVHFTAKQLQTKQCQQVWVFNCALRLNFMHENHELRPLQAVAPTDGCYCWGELLHHKGQQQVMHHSMTFLALREGELRDIELAPLPIYPQVVTSPLFNLIRHAFHDLDVMTDNLAQQIRAQTSLLTASYRRDRRTGLPNRVVLRERLQTFAENEHLIVIKVTNFNQINEKYGYPVGDKLLCDLSEQFQRYLDQKLEGCSVLYAIGVGEWATVFHSRVDGKGIHSHFYQFVEQLEHVNFEPWGLPNVDYLSISLCAGLVSQSDFTEHTPDDLLLRAIEARRNAFSNNRHFCNASRLKTQETVRQERLNWLSRVSRAVLRDDVVVYAQPICQARNHIVASYECLVRIEDEGEIILPGHFLPIITDTHLYTRLSRQMITHTFNMMRHRPEAFSINLSPQDLMSERTLLHLEAAIKSMADPSRVGLEVLESEQIKDYGRMIEVCNHFRSLGATIIVDDFGSGYSNIDEIVKLEPQVIKLDGSLIRNIDQDAKQRRIAEQLVKLCQVLNAKTVAEFVHNQTVCRISEDMGVDYLQGYFLGRPTRLG
- a CDS encoding DUF484 family protein, with translation MSQVTADALTAQVVAEYLYEHPDFFQHHAYLVERLALPTQTGAVSLAHVQLARQRQRIEDLEEEITGLMSLAANNDRTFHEFMDLQEQILKCSSLQAVLHAIEAKARELNLRAYVRLMQRHDEKYGLASEDWQRFATNHFNGKPAYLGRLRQADRQRLLGDRPAPEMGSYVVLPLHRQAPLGILAFASEDGGHFQPSMDTLFLRHLALVLAHLIETLPWQSHDEDRRTHPAS
- the yigB gene encoding 5-amino-6-(5-phospho-D-ribitylamino)uracil phosphatase YigB; the encoded protein is MLFYRSLAPIQALTFDLDDTLYDNRPVIKQVEAKVTEWLLTQHPVTATRPLSWWQALKRDIAKQFPAQCHDVSQWRYLQVMYGLRQLGYTQPQAELAASETLEEMMRWRNQVDVPAETHRVLVKLAAKVPLIAITNGNVQVEKIGLSDYFQSVLRAGPDGRAKPYPDLFQKAAQQLQLEPCSILHIGDHLQADVLGARQSGFQVCWFNDQGQSIRRHNQASVLPDVEIECLSQLLTLLD